Proteins encoded together in one Microbacterium sp. ABRD28 window:
- a CDS encoding DUF4097 family beta strand repeat-containing protein, which yields MSLEKWIIHPGETRVIDLEHVAALKVGLVGGQIDVVAHDEPGARIEVHSVTVKDLRIEVTGDGAEGSTVEIDHPQLRWDNFLEVFRNFGAGGPRAEISVAVPRSVALNLGVVSASALVTGLRTDARLNTVSGDIIVDGHAGDLTANAVSGDVQVRELVGGLTANSVSGDVTATGELRKATIDTVSGAMLVDSSGDIQSVNLNTVSGDATIRIDDTLPANYVVRSVSGRIQIDGVVRSGRGPTNYSGSSGELSGRFVDVRANSVSGDLTVLRRAPRVTPAEAPTAQVESADDHRTEDWS from the coding sequence ATGAGTCTGGAGAAGTGGATCATCCACCCGGGCGAAACCCGCGTCATCGACCTCGAGCACGTCGCCGCGCTCAAAGTCGGGCTCGTCGGCGGCCAGATCGACGTCGTCGCCCACGACGAGCCCGGCGCCCGCATCGAGGTGCACTCGGTCACGGTCAAAGACCTCCGCATCGAGGTCACCGGCGACGGCGCGGAGGGAAGCACCGTCGAGATCGACCACCCGCAGCTGCGGTGGGACAACTTCCTCGAGGTGTTCCGCAACTTCGGCGCCGGCGGTCCGCGCGCTGAGATCAGCGTCGCCGTCCCGCGCTCGGTCGCGCTCAACCTCGGCGTCGTCAGCGCGAGCGCACTGGTCACAGGCCTTCGCACCGATGCTCGGCTGAACACCGTGTCCGGCGACATCATCGTCGACGGCCACGCCGGAGACCTCACCGCGAACGCCGTTTCGGGCGACGTGCAGGTACGCGAACTCGTCGGCGGCCTCACAGCCAACAGCGTCTCGGGCGATGTCACCGCGACCGGCGAGCTGCGCAAGGCCACGATCGACACCGTGTCAGGAGCGATGCTGGTCGACTCGTCGGGCGACATCCAGAGCGTCAACCTGAACACGGTCAGCGGCGACGCCACGATCCGGATCGACGACACGCTTCCCGCCAACTACGTCGTGCGCAGCGTCAGCGGTCGCATCCAGATCGACGGCGTGGTCCGCTCCGGTCGCGGGCCCACCAACTACAGCGGATCTTCCGGAGAGCTCAGCGGACGATTCGTCGATGTCCGCGCCAACTCCGTCTCCGGCGACCTGACGGTGCTGCGCCGCGCACCGCGCGTCACCCCCGCCGAGGCTCCCACCGCTCAGGTGGAGAGCGCCGACGATCACCGCACGGAGGACTGGTCATGA
- a CDS encoding Rho termination factor N-terminal domain-containing protein: MPQGRGSSSLKDPELYEELRKDGASKEKAARISNAAARDGRKTVGRRGGESGNYEDWTVAELRDRAKELGLSGYSNKKKAELISMLRDH; encoded by the coding sequence ATGCCCCAGGGACGAGGCTCGTCGAGCCTGAAGGACCCCGAGCTCTACGAAGAGCTCCGCAAGGACGGTGCGTCGAAGGAGAAGGCCGCACGCATCTCCAACGCCGCCGCCCGCGACGGCCGCAAGACCGTCGGCCGCCGCGGCGGTGAGTCCGGCAACTACGAAGACTGGACGGTCGCCGAGCTCCGCGATCGTGCGAAGGAGCTCGGGCTGTCGGGATACTCGAACAAGAAGAAGGCGGAGCTCATCTCGATGCTCCGCGATCATTGA
- a CDS encoding PadR family transcriptional regulator, protein MTPVFSHGDLRLYLLNLLDEGPRHGYDVMQALADRTGGTYTPSAGTIYPRLAKLEEEGLVTKTVDGRKTVYEITDAGRAEVGARASDLEGIEAGLSDSVRLIAEGVRGSVREAMKSLRADLAAARVDERSGSEQARTMADDARGRNREQLHRADAALTEFRARVRGDLRTHVARGGELPTSVVDQLSDDLDRISREVTRALRG, encoded by the coding sequence ATGACGCCGGTGTTCTCGCACGGCGACCTGCGCCTGTACCTGCTGAACCTTCTCGACGAAGGGCCCCGCCACGGCTACGACGTGATGCAGGCCCTTGCCGATCGCACGGGCGGCACCTATACGCCGAGTGCGGGGACCATCTATCCGCGATTGGCCAAGCTCGAGGAGGAGGGGCTCGTGACCAAGACCGTCGACGGTCGCAAGACCGTGTACGAGATCACCGACGCCGGACGCGCCGAAGTGGGCGCCCGGGCGAGCGACCTCGAAGGGATCGAGGCGGGCCTCAGCGACTCGGTCCGCCTGATCGCCGAGGGTGTGCGCGGGAGCGTCCGCGAGGCGATGAAGAGCCTTCGGGCCGATCTCGCCGCCGCCCGCGTCGACGAACGCTCCGGCAGCGAGCAGGCGCGGACGATGGCGGATGACGCGCGCGGGCGCAATCGCGAACAGCTTCACCGCGCCGATGCGGCGCTCACCGAGTTCCGCGCGCGTGTTCGGGGTGACCTGAGGACGCACGTCGCCCGGGGCGGCGAGCTCCCGACATCCGTCGTCGATCAGCTCAGCGACGACCTCGATCGCATCTCCCGCGAGGTCACCCGCGCCCTGCGCGGCTGA
- a CDS encoding DNA topoisomerase IB: MARLVRVRPGDDPGYRRVRSGSSFRYVDVHGSSAPEEDRERIHQLVIPPAWQDVWISSEPMGHIQAVGVDEAGRRQYLYHPKWRERRDRGKFARALTLAEALPRARAKATTALRRDDLSREKVLAVSFRLLDEGAPRIGSARYLERHGSRGLTTLQRRDASVEDSVITLSFPAKSGQRALIRIEDDELAAVIEELSAGRPRSALLSYQRGRRRVPLTPADVNNHVRALTGGRFTAKDFRTLRGTIMAAEALARIGTVDTARDRKRAEKLAVRATAEALGNTPAVARSSYIDPKVFARYDRGRLLDLTISPESAIRQLLTGR, encoded by the coding sequence ATGGCGCGACTGGTGCGGGTGCGTCCCGGTGACGATCCCGGCTATCGCCGGGTGCGCTCGGGATCGAGCTTCCGCTATGTCGACGTCCACGGGTCATCCGCTCCTGAAGAGGATCGCGAGCGCATCCACCAGCTGGTGATCCCGCCCGCCTGGCAGGATGTCTGGATCTCCAGCGAGCCGATGGGCCACATCCAGGCGGTCGGGGTCGACGAGGCCGGGAGGCGCCAGTACCTCTACCACCCGAAGTGGCGGGAGCGCCGCGACCGGGGCAAGTTCGCACGCGCCCTCACCCTCGCCGAGGCACTCCCTCGCGCGAGGGCGAAGGCGACCACGGCCCTGCGGCGCGACGATCTCAGCCGCGAGAAGGTGCTGGCGGTGTCATTCCGGCTGCTCGACGAGGGCGCGCCGCGGATCGGCTCGGCCCGCTATCTCGAGCGTCACGGCAGTCGGGGCCTCACGACGCTCCAGCGCCGCGACGCGTCGGTGGAGGACTCCGTCATCACCCTGTCGTTTCCCGCCAAGAGCGGGCAGCGCGCACTCATCCGCATCGAGGACGACGAGCTCGCCGCGGTCATCGAAGAGCTCAGCGCCGGCCGCCCGCGGTCTGCGCTGCTGTCGTATCAGCGTGGCCGGCGGCGCGTGCCGTTGACCCCCGCCGATGTGAACAACCACGTCCGCGCTCTGACGGGGGGCCGCTTCACTGCCAAAGACTTCCGCACCCTGCGCGGCACGATCATGGCGGCCGAGGCGCTCGCCCGCATCGGCACCGTCGACACGGCGCGCGACCGCAAGCGCGCCGAGAAGCTCGCTGTGCGCGCCACCGCCGAGGCCCTCGGCAACACCCCCGCGGTCGCGCGCAGCAGCTACATCGACCCGAAGGTGTTCGCCCGCTATGACCGCGGGCGACTGCTCGACCTGACCATTTCGCCCGAGTCGGCGATCCGTCAGCTGCTCACCGGCCGCTGA
- a CDS encoding universal stress protein has translation MSEAESQTAGIDIEALRGAVIAGVIPGQSPRVLNEAGRYAQLLGVPLVVVHVDVTRFVTYEDPDGYVHSAPIDINIASGEADLKLIEQAAAAALDGHGVDWRVHQLVGDPALAMKHFADKVDAKLLVVGTRKRGIGESIREFFTGSVAARLAHRQRRPILVVPLGEPVPEDEEIWPA, from the coding sequence ATGAGCGAGGCGGAATCTCAGACCGCGGGAATCGATATCGAGGCCCTGCGTGGTGCGGTCATCGCCGGGGTCATCCCGGGCCAGTCGCCCCGCGTCCTCAACGAGGCCGGCCGTTACGCGCAGCTCCTCGGCGTGCCTCTCGTCGTGGTCCACGTCGACGTCACCCGCTTCGTCACCTATGAAGATCCCGACGGCTACGTCCACTCGGCGCCGATCGACATCAACATCGCCTCCGGCGAGGCAGACCTGAAGCTCATCGAGCAGGCGGCCGCGGCGGCCCTCGACGGGCACGGTGTCGACTGGCGCGTGCACCAGCTGGTCGGCGATCCGGCGCTGGCGATGAAGCACTTCGCCGACAAGGTCGACGCCAAGCTCCTCGTCGTCGGCACCCGCAAGCGCGGGATCGGCGAGTCGATCCGCGAGTTCTTCACGGGATCGGTCGCCGCGCGCCTGGCCCACCGTCAGCGCCGGCCGATCCTCGTCGTGCCTCTGGGTGAGCCGGTGCCCGAGGACGAGGAGATCTGGCCGGCGTGA
- a CDS encoding CrcB family protein codes for MNAVDPLAFLLLLVAGALGAGARYVIDTLVQRAWMRAFPLGILLVNLTGSFLLGLLTGSALALGDTLVTVIGVGFLGAYTTFSTVSVETVLFAERGRWRLALGNVVGTLLAGVAAAGLGLLLGTVLTA; via the coding sequence GTGAACGCCGTCGATCCGCTCGCCTTCCTGCTGCTCCTCGTCGCCGGTGCCCTCGGCGCGGGCGCCCGCTACGTCATCGACACCCTCGTGCAGCGCGCATGGATGCGGGCGTTTCCGCTCGGCATCCTCCTGGTCAACCTGACCGGGTCATTCCTCCTCGGCCTCCTCACCGGATCCGCGCTGGCGCTCGGCGACACCCTCGTCACGGTGATCGGGGTCGGCTTCCTCGGGGCGTACACGACCTTCAGCACCGTGTCTGTCGAGACGGTGCTCTTCGCGGAGCGGGGCCGATGGCGCCTCGCCCTCGGCAACGTGGTCGGCACACTGCTCGCCGGTGTCGCCGCGGCGGGTCTGGGCCTTCTCCTCGGCACGGTTCTCACAGCCTGA
- a CDS encoding CrcB family protein codes for MSVRPRIRPDVLLAVMAGGAIGAGLRALLLLPVAGGGRTEVVAVTLVENVVGSLMLGIVVAILGDRRPRLRAFAGTGVLGGFTTYSTFAVQTAQLTVPPAVDAAATAVLLAVASLLLGLLAALGGLAIGRRITGARPGSDAPREAE; via the coding sequence GTGTCCGTCCGACCGCGCATCCGCCCCGATGTGCTCCTCGCCGTCATGGCCGGCGGGGCGATCGGTGCGGGTCTGCGGGCGCTGCTCCTCCTGCCTGTCGCCGGCGGAGGTCGCACCGAGGTCGTTGCCGTCACCCTCGTCGAGAACGTCGTCGGATCGTTGATGCTCGGCATCGTCGTCGCGATCCTCGGCGATCGCCGGCCGCGGCTGCGGGCCTTCGCCGGCACCGGCGTGCTGGGTGGATTCACGACGTACAGCACGTTCGCCGTCCAGACGGCGCAGCTGACCGTGCCTCCGGCAGTGGATGCTGCGGCGACCGCGGTCCTTCTCGCGGTGGCCTCGCTGCTGCTCGGCCTCCTCGCCGCGCTCGGCGGTCTCGCCATCGGCCGTCGGATCACCGGCGCGCGGCCGGGCTCCGACGCCCCGCGGGAGGCCGAGTGA
- a CDS encoding efflux RND transporter permease subunit yields the protein MSNLAVLSLKNRALIALITIVAALFGGIALNSLKQELIPSIEFPTLIIVSTYPGASPEVVNTDVSTPIETAIQAVPGLESTTATSTTNASVVQASFTYGTDLATAEQKINQAINRIESQLPDGLDPNVLSASIDDFPVIQLAVTGYDDEETIQSQLEASVVPDLEDVEGVNTAQIVGGTGQRITITPDQAALAAAGFSQQAIRDALDQNGVLFPGGEITENDETLTVQTGVKLGSVDDIAALPLVPTDAAQFGAETVTIGDVATVEQAEDPVTSISRVDGEPALTIAVTKLPAANTVEVSQGVLAALPGLEDAIGGAEFTVVFDQAPYIQKSIETLAVEGTLGLVFAVLVILVFLLSVRATLVTAISIPTSVLLTFIGLQGFGYSLNILTLGALTIAIGRVVDDSIVVIENIKRHYVGDADKKTAILLGVREVSTAITASTITTVAVFLPIAFVGDVTGELFRPFALTTTIALLASLFVALTIVPVLAYWFLRPGKPILDDNGRAIDPEDPAAPPSRLQKAYLPILRWTLRHSWATLLVAVLVLGGTVAAIPFMKTNFLGDSGQNTFTMTQSIGPAPSLEAESAAAEEVEAILTDIEGIQTVQVSIGSSGSPLQDAFAGGGTGITYSITTADDVDQVALREEVQERVSELDDAGDITVSAAQGGFGSTDIEIDVTAPDSPTLQEATDAVVAGLDGREGIGQVSNNLSSSLPFIAVTVDRDAAAGLGLSEVAVGGIVSAAMQPQSVGTVEIDGTSLTVYLTAADTPLTIDELRQLQVPTATGPIPLEQIATVEESAGPASITTEGGQRTATVTVTPSTDDLNVASATVTEALADVDLPTGADAELGGVVSEQQDAFTQLGLALLAAILIVYIVMVATFKSLRQPLELLISVPFAATGAILLLVVTGIPLGVPSLIGVLMLIGIVVTNAIVLIDLVNQYREKGLSSHDATIAGGSRRLRPILMTALATIFALTPMALGITGSGGFISQPLAVVVIGGLISSTVLTLLVLPTLYNLIEGAKERREARRRLRDGEGALAPAEGALAPAEGALGVGSAGLTRRQLRQQAGVATGAIAVAVPLIEEAPDVETPAADDEDAAEGDVVLEETTVPDDLPMIEQDPDIETPMPPEESLEESTPMGGSADGDSGADGPEPDHGEPAAEADEAESTSEGASPEGASPDGVSRDEESGDEGRDAR from the coding sequence ATGTCGAACCTCGCCGTCCTGAGCCTGAAGAACCGCGCGCTCATCGCCCTCATCACGATCGTGGCGGCGCTGTTCGGCGGCATCGCGTTGAACAGCCTCAAGCAGGAGCTCATCCCCTCGATCGAGTTCCCGACGCTGATCATCGTCTCGACGTATCCCGGCGCATCGCCGGAGGTGGTCAACACCGATGTGTCGACCCCGATCGAGACGGCGATCCAGGCGGTACCGGGCCTGGAGTCCACCACCGCGACGAGCACCACCAACGCCTCGGTGGTGCAGGCGTCCTTCACCTACGGCACCGACCTCGCCACCGCCGAACAGAAGATCAACCAGGCGATCAACCGCATCGAGAGCCAGCTCCCCGACGGCCTCGACCCGAATGTGCTCAGTGCCAGCATCGACGACTTCCCCGTCATCCAGCTCGCGGTCACCGGGTACGACGACGAGGAGACCATCCAGTCGCAGCTCGAGGCGAGTGTGGTTCCCGACCTCGAAGACGTCGAGGGCGTCAACACCGCCCAGATCGTCGGCGGCACCGGGCAGCGCATCACGATCACGCCCGACCAGGCCGCGCTCGCCGCGGCGGGGTTCAGCCAGCAGGCGATCCGCGACGCGCTCGACCAGAACGGTGTGCTCTTCCCGGGCGGTGAGATCACCGAGAACGACGAGACCCTCACGGTGCAGACCGGTGTGAAGCTCGGCTCGGTCGACGACATCGCCGCGCTCCCGCTCGTGCCGACCGACGCCGCGCAGTTCGGTGCGGAGACGGTCACGATCGGCGACGTCGCGACGGTGGAGCAGGCCGAGGACCCGGTGACGAGCATCTCTCGGGTGGACGGTGAGCCGGCGCTGACGATCGCCGTCACGAAGCTCCCCGCAGCCAACACGGTCGAGGTGTCGCAGGGTGTGCTCGCCGCCCTCCCCGGACTCGAAGACGCCATCGGCGGCGCGGAGTTCACCGTCGTCTTCGATCAGGCGCCCTATATCCAGAAATCGATCGAGACCCTCGCCGTGGAGGGCACCCTCGGCCTCGTCTTCGCCGTCCTCGTCATCCTGGTCTTCCTGTTGTCGGTCCGCGCGACGCTCGTCACGGCGATCTCGATCCCCACGAGCGTCCTGCTCACCTTCATCGGTCTGCAGGGGTTCGGCTACTCGCTGAACATCCTGACCCTCGGCGCGCTCACGATCGCGATCGGTCGTGTCGTCGACGACTCGATCGTCGTCATCGAGAACATCAAGCGGCACTACGTCGGTGATGCCGACAAGAAGACCGCGATCCTCCTCGGTGTCCGCGAGGTCTCGACAGCGATCACCGCGTCGACGATCACGACCGTGGCGGTGTTCCTCCCCATCGCCTTCGTCGGCGATGTCACCGGCGAACTCTTCCGCCCGTTCGCCCTGACGACCACCATCGCGCTGCTGGCGTCGCTGTTCGTGGCCCTCACCATCGTGCCGGTGCTGGCGTACTGGTTCCTCCGGCCGGGCAAGCCGATCCTCGACGACAACGGCCGCGCCATCGACCCCGAAGACCCGGCGGCACCCCCGAGCCGGCTGCAGAAGGCGTACCTGCCGATCCTGCGCTGGACGCTCCGCCACTCGTGGGCGACCCTTCTCGTCGCCGTGCTGGTGCTCGGCGGCACCGTCGCGGCGATCCCGTTCATGAAGACGAACTTCCTCGGCGATTCGGGGCAGAACACCTTCACGATGACCCAGAGCATCGGGCCCGCCCCGAGCCTCGAGGCCGAGAGCGCCGCGGCCGAGGAGGTCGAGGCGATCCTCACCGACATCGAGGGCATCCAGACCGTGCAGGTCTCGATCGGCTCGAGCGGATCACCCCTGCAAGACGCCTTCGCCGGCGGCGGCACCGGCATCACGTACTCCATCACCACCGCTGACGACGTCGACCAGGTCGCCCTGCGCGAAGAGGTGCAGGAGCGCGTGTCCGAGCTGGACGATGCCGGCGACATCACCGTCTCGGCCGCCCAGGGCGGCTTCGGCTCGACCGACATCGAGATCGACGTCACCGCACCCGATTCGCCGACCCTGCAGGAGGCGACCGACGCCGTGGTCGCGGGGCTCGACGGCCGGGAGGGGATCGGTCAGGTCTCGAACAACCTCTCCTCGTCACTGCCGTTCATCGCCGTCACGGTCGACCGCGACGCCGCTGCGGGGCTCGGCCTCTCGGAGGTCGCGGTCGGGGGCATCGTGTCGGCCGCCATGCAGCCGCAGTCTGTGGGCACGGTCGAGATCGACGGGACGTCGCTCACGGTCTACCTGACCGCCGCCGACACCCCGCTGACCATCGACGAGCTCCGGCAGCTGCAGGTGCCCACCGCCACCGGGCCGATCCCGCTCGAGCAGATCGCCACCGTCGAGGAGTCGGCGGGCCCCGCGTCGATCACGACCGAGGGGGGACAGCGCACCGCGACGGTGACCGTGACCCCCTCGACCGACGACCTCAACGTCGCCTCGGCGACGGTCACCGAGGCGCTCGCCGACGTCGATCTGCCCACCGGCGCCGACGCCGAACTCGGCGGCGTCGTCTCCGAGCAGCAGGACGCCTTCACCCAGCTGGGCCTGGCGCTCCTCGCCGCGATCCTCATCGTGTACATCGTCATGGTTGCGACCTTCAAGTCGCTGCGGCAGCCGCTGGAACTGCTGATCTCGGTGCCGTTCGCCGCGACCGGTGCCATCCTGCTGCTCGTCGTCACCGGCATCCCGCTGGGCGTGCCGTCACTCATCGGCGTGCTGATGCTCATCGGCATCGTGGTGACCAACGCCATCGTGCTCATCGACCTGGTGAACCAGTACCGCGAGAAGGGGCTGTCGTCGCACGACGCCACGATCGCGGGCGGGTCGCGCAGGCTCCGGCCGATCCTCATGACCGCGCTCGCGACCATCTTCGCCCTCACCCCGATGGCTCTCGGCATCACCGGCAGCGGCGGGTTCATCTCGCAGCCCCTCGCGGTGGTGGTGATCGGCGGGCTGATCTCGTCGACGGTGCTGACGCTCCTCGTCCTTCCGACGCTCTACAACCTCATCGAGGGAGCGAAGGAGCGACGCGAGGCTCGCCGCCGACTCCGCGACGGCGAGGGTGCACTCGCCCCCGCCGAGGGTGCACTCGCTCCGGCCGAGGGTGCACTCGGCGTCGGTTCGGCGGGTCTCACCCGCCGCCAGCTGCGTCAGCAGGCGGGCGTCGCGACCGGCGCGATCGCCGTGGCCGTGCCCCTGATCGAGGAGGCTCCGGATGTCGAGACGCCGGCGGCGGACGATGAGGATGCCGCCGAGGGCGACGTCGTCCTGGAAGAGACCACGGTGCCCGACGATCTGCCGATGATCGAGCAGGACCCCGACATCGAGACGCCGATGCCCCCGGAGGAGTCGCTCGAGGAGTCGACGCCTATGGGTGGGTCGGCCGACGGCGATTCAGGTGCTGACGGACCGGAACCGGACCACGGCGAGCCGGCTGCTGAGGCCGACGAGGCGGAGTCGACGTCAGAAGGTGCATCGCCGGAAGGTGCATCGCCCGACGGCGTGTCGCGCGACGAGGAATCCGGCGACGAGGGGCGCGACGCGCGGTGA
- a CDS encoding DUF3073 family protein has product MGRGRQKAKNTKIARELKYDMQSINYSALERELGSPTREDEYVDKWAGEYEDEKA; this is encoded by the coding sequence ATGGGGCGTGGCCGACAGAAGGCGAAGAACACCAAGATCGCCCGTGAGCTCAAGTACGACATGCAGAGCATCAACTACTCTGCACTCGAACGTGAGCTCGGCTCCCCGACTCGTGAAGACGAGTACGTCGACAAGTGGGCAGGCGAGTACGAGGACGAGAAGGCCTGA
- a CDS encoding MerR family transcriptional regulator, whose translation MEWSIQQISRAAGTTSRTLRHYDDIGLLAPTRIGSNGYRYYDSSALVRLQRILLLRELGLGLEQIRDLLDRDTTEVDALEKHLAWLRDEQSRLARQIASVKATIHALRGGEELMAENMFDGFDHTRYREEVEQRWGADAYTQSDRWWRGMSDAERADWKTLAADLGRDWIAAAEGGIDPEGDEAQALAARHVAWLRSVPGTPGQGSASELAQYVRGPADMYVDDPRFAANYGGTAGAQFVRTALLHHVDAPR comes from the coding sequence ATGGAGTGGTCGATTCAGCAGATCTCGCGAGCCGCGGGGACGACGAGCCGAACGCTGCGGCACTACGACGACATCGGATTGCTCGCCCCGACGCGCATCGGGAGCAACGGCTATCGGTACTACGACAGCTCGGCGCTGGTTCGTCTCCAGCGGATCCTTCTGCTCCGAGAACTCGGGCTCGGGCTCGAGCAGATCCGCGATCTGCTCGATCGAGACACGACCGAGGTGGACGCCCTCGAGAAGCATCTGGCCTGGCTCCGCGATGAGCAGAGCCGTCTGGCGCGTCAGATCGCGTCAGTGAAGGCGACCATCCACGCATTGAGAGGAGGTGAAGAACTGATGGCAGAGAACATGTTCGACGGGTTCGACCACACCCGGTACCGGGAGGAGGTCGAACAGCGCTGGGGCGCCGACGCCTACACGCAGAGCGACCGCTGGTGGCGTGGGATGAGCGACGCTGAGCGCGCCGATTGGAAGACCCTTGCCGCCGACCTCGGCCGCGACTGGATCGCCGCCGCCGAGGGCGGCATCGACCCGGAGGGCGACGAGGCGCAGGCGCTCGCCGCCCGCCACGTCGCGTGGTTGCGCAGCGTGCCGGGGACCCCCGGCCAAGGGTCCGCCAGCGAGCTCGCGCAGTACGTGCGGGGCCCGGCCGACATGTACGTCGACGACCCGCGCTTCGCGGCGAACTACGGCGGGACGGCAGGCGCGCAATTCGTGCGCACTGCGCTGCTGCACCACGTGGACGCCCCGCGATGA